In Oscillatoria acuminata PCC 6304, a single window of DNA contains:
- the yidD gene encoding membrane protein insertion efficiency factor YidD gives MQLTRVDGIARGLALEAIASYKIHLSPRKGFACAHRMLHQDESCSDYIYRMFSSENFLAAVAHSGERFRACANAHQSLKGTSKSGFGCIVLPCCLPL, from the coding sequence ATGCAACTAACCCGCGTTGATGGGATCGCCCGAGGACTAGCTTTAGAGGCGATCGCCTCCTATAAAATTCACCTTTCTCCCAGAAAAGGTTTTGCCTGCGCTCATCGGATGTTACATCAAGATGAGTCTTGCTCTGATTATATTTACCGGATGTTTAGCAGTGAGAATTTTCTGGCTGCCGTTGCCCACTCTGGGGAACGGTTCCGCGCTTGTGCTAACGCCCACCAATCCTTAAAAGGAACCTCCAAATCTGGTTTCGGCTGTATCGTGCTTCCCTGCTGTCTCCCGTTATAA
- a CDS encoding ABC transporter permease produces MNRYLSTLALFWKTAIAAELEYRVNFAIAAFSSLGNLAGSWFALSLFYGADYNFAGWQWEEALVVLGVFTILQGFSSTFLAPNLNTIVKQVQEGTLDFVLLKPISSQFWLSGRTISLWGLPDIILGLLLIFYAGSQLNLPPVNYLVSFIPLLFGSISLYSLWFMLGAMSIWFVKIYNVTQVLRGLLEAGRFPMVAYPTAYRFFFTFIVPVAFLTTVPAESVLGRVELSWIAGAALLAIALFLASMAFWRFALRFYTSASS; encoded by the coding sequence ATGAACCGATATTTGTCCACACTCGCCCTATTTTGGAAAACTGCGATCGCCGCTGAGCTCGAATATCGGGTCAATTTTGCGATCGCCGCCTTCAGCAGCCTCGGAAACCTCGCAGGGAGTTGGTTTGCCCTCTCCCTGTTTTACGGCGCTGACTACAATTTCGCAGGATGGCAATGGGAAGAAGCCCTCGTGGTTTTAGGAGTATTTACCATTCTCCAAGGCTTTTCCTCCACCTTCCTCGCTCCTAATCTGAATACTATTGTTAAACAAGTTCAAGAAGGCACTCTCGATTTTGTCCTGCTTAAACCTATCAGTTCTCAATTTTGGCTCTCGGGACGGACGATTTCCCTTTGGGGTTTGCCGGATATTATTTTAGGCTTACTCCTGATTTTTTATGCCGGTAGCCAATTGAATTTACCCCCGGTTAACTATCTTGTCAGTTTCATTCCCCTCCTCTTTGGGTCCATCAGCCTCTATAGCCTCTGGTTTATGCTAGGTGCGATGAGTATTTGGTTTGTAAAAATCTATAATGTGACTCAAGTGCTCAGAGGATTACTCGAAGCGGGTCGATTTCCAATGGTGGCTTATCCCACTGCCTATCGCTTTTTCTTCACTTTTATTGTCCCCGTCGCTTTTCTCACTACCGTCCCGGCAGAGTCCGTTTTGGGACGGGTCGAATTGAGTTGGATTGCGGGGGCTGCCCTCTTGGCGATCGCCCTCTTCTTGGCTTCGATGGCATTTTGGCGGTTTGCCCTCCGGTTTTATACTAGCGCTTCCAGTTAA
- a CDS encoding sensor histidine kinase, whose amino-acid sequence MNEFTKILRDKKATIVEQWIALVREDENISTADKLPYAAIRDTLPNIIDAIASLLDPPEEGEEADLLQSALEHGYIRAQQGYEPQEIAREYGLAREMMLSAIEEELERAKPQVIIGVIRLIDKAMDKVIGRCFHSYTEERLQELENLQSQLHFTNQELSRLVRTSKENLAHLAHELKTPLNSIIGYSDLFLRQQRKHFSEINDSTPNMEHIERVLRSGRQLLQLINDTLEISRYDSGKMPLNLIEIPPKNLICQTAEMLETMAREKQINLEVNCDQAPELIVTDPLRLQQVVTNLLSNAVRYTPEGTVRIECRISSKQEWQIVISDTGVGIDEKDQAEIFNPYYRVMSEHQTVLPNSTGLGLAIVSRLVKLLQGKIEVVSQLNVGSTFTVTFPLQIQSS is encoded by the coding sequence ATGAACGAATTTACAAAAATATTACGCGATAAAAAAGCCACGATTGTTGAACAATGGATTGCATTGGTTCGGGAGGATGAAAATATTAGTACAGCAGATAAACTCCCCTATGCTGCGATTCGCGATACTCTGCCTAACATCATTGATGCGATCGCTTCTCTTCTTGACCCGCCCGAAGAAGGCGAGGAGGCGGATCTGTTACAATCGGCCTTAGAACATGGCTATATTAGAGCGCAACAAGGCTACGAACCTCAAGAAATTGCCCGAGAATATGGGTTAGCCCGAGAGATGATGCTTTCCGCGATCGAGGAGGAACTGGAACGAGCCAAACCCCAGGTAATTATTGGTGTCATCCGCCTGATTGATAAGGCAATGGATAAAGTCATCGGACGCTGTTTCCACAGTTACACAGAAGAAAGATTGCAAGAGTTGGAAAATTTGCAAAGCCAACTCCATTTCACCAATCAAGAACTCAGCCGATTAGTCCGGACGAGTAAAGAAAATTTGGCTCACCTCGCCCACGAATTAAAAACACCATTAAATTCGATTATTGGCTACTCGGATTTGTTTTTACGCCAACAGCGAAAGCATTTCTCTGAAATTAACGACTCTACACCCAACATGGAACATATAGAAAGAGTCCTTCGCAGCGGAAGACAGTTACTACAATTAATTAATGATACTTTGGAAATTTCCCGTTATGATTCAGGAAAAATGCCCTTAAATTTAATAGAAATTCCCCCTAAAAATTTAATTTGCCAAACGGCAGAAATGTTAGAGACAATGGCCCGAGAGAAACAGATTAACCTAGAGGTGAATTGTGACCAAGCTCCCGAGCTAATCGTTACGGACCCGTTACGGTTACAGCAAGTGGTGACTAATTTGCTGAGTAATGCAGTTCGCTATACCCCAGAAGGAACTGTCAGAATTGAGTGCCGAATTAGTTCTAAACAGGAGTGGCAAATCGTGATTAGCGATACAGGAGTGGGAATTGATGAAAAAGACCAAGCGGAGATTTTCAACCCGTATTATAGAGTGATGAGTGAACATCAGACTGTTCTTCCCAATAGTACAGGATTGGGACTGGCGATCGTGTCTCGTTTGGTTAAGTTGTTGCAAGGTAAAATTGAGGTTGTTTCACAATTGAATGTGGGGTCTACCTTTACGGTGACTTTCCCCCTCCAAATCCAGTCCTCTTAA